The following coding sequences are from one Pseudomonas mendocina window:
- a CDS encoding hydroxyacid dehydrogenase has translation MTRTILLTGPALTPDAMNYAATNGVRIIPTTPYAPADELVAVIRAEQPDAIIVRQGKLTREMIEASAKLTVIAKHGVGYDSIDIQAAAERSIPVSIALGANAQSVAEHAFALMFSVARQIALLDARMRDGHWDKATANGVELFGKTLGLIGLGSIGSILMDLVAPLQMKVKVYDPYLTQLPDRAHVEREDDFDRLLADCDIISLHCPLTETNRHLIGTAQLARMRPRSILINTARGELIDSEALVSALSQGQIGGAGLDTFSPEPPPADSSLWGLPNLVATPHVGANTSEARDRVGLLAVQQILGLWNGVPLEPRCIVNRHLLNS, from the coding sequence ATGACCCGTACCATCCTCCTGACAGGCCCGGCGTTGACACCCGATGCCATGAATTACGCAGCGACCAACGGTGTCAGGATCATCCCCACCACGCCGTATGCCCCGGCGGACGAATTAGTGGCCGTCATTCGCGCTGAGCAACCCGACGCCATCATCGTGCGACAGGGCAAGCTGACCCGCGAAATGATCGAGGCATCGGCCAAGCTCACGGTCATCGCCAAACACGGCGTCGGTTACGACAGCATCGATATCCAGGCCGCCGCCGAGCGCAGTATTCCGGTCAGCATTGCTCTGGGTGCCAATGCACAATCGGTTGCCGAACATGCCTTCGCCCTGATGTTCAGCGTGGCGCGGCAAATTGCACTGCTGGACGCGCGCATGCGCGATGGCCACTGGGACAAAGCCACAGCCAATGGGGTCGAGTTGTTCGGCAAGACGCTGGGCCTGATTGGCCTGGGCTCCATCGGCAGCATACTCATGGATCTGGTGGCGCCCTTGCAGATGAAGGTCAAGGTGTACGACCCCTACCTCACGCAGTTGCCGGATCGTGCTCATGTAGAACGGGAGGACGACTTCGACAGACTGCTCGCCGACTGCGACATCATCAGCCTGCACTGCCCACTCACCGAGACCAACCGCCATCTGATCGGCACCGCACAATTGGCCCGGATGCGCCCACGCAGCATCCTGATCAATACCGCTCGCGGCGAGCTGATAGACAGCGAAGCGCTGGTCAGCGCACTCAGCCAAGGGCAGATCGGCGGTGCCGGCCTGGACACCTTCAGCCCAGAGCCGCCGCCAGCGGACAGCTCGCTGTGGGGCCTGCCAAACCTGGTTGCCACTCCCCACGTAGGCGCCAATACCAGCGAAGCCCGTGATCGCGTCGGCCTGCTTGCCGTGCAACAGATCCTGGGCCTGTGGAACGGCGTACCGCTCGAGCCACGCTGCATCGTCAACCGGCATCTGCTGAACAGCTGA
- a CDS encoding OprD family porin — MSITRNTPALMLAPVTAAMALSGHAHADFIADSKASLQMRNFYFNSDYRQPGARQSKREEWAQGFILDVKSGYTEGAIGFGVDAIGLLGVKLDSSPDRTNTGLLPIDNDGRAPDEYSQLGLTAKARLSKSTLHVGTLMPKLPTLRPSDSRLLPQTFRGAHLVSEEISGLRFNLGRMTQNSLRNYASSDDMSVTGKGIRGGQPSDRFDFGGVRYDWGSGLATSYDYAQLERNYRQHIVNITHLLPIAEGQSLASDIRYAHSTDDGNTNVDNGAFGAMFTYNLSAHAFTLAYQKMSGGSGYPYVNGTDAFLVNYSMLSPDFANPNEKSWQARYDYDFSSLGAPGLLFSVRYVKGDGFEWADGSNGREWERNLDLRYTIQSGPLKNLGLRWRNAISRSNGGNDLDQNRLILSYTLPLL, encoded by the coding sequence ATGTCCATCACCCGCAACACACCGGCCCTCATGCTCGCCCCCGTCACAGCCGCAATGGCATTGTCGGGCCATGCACATGCCGACTTCATCGCCGACAGCAAAGCCTCTCTGCAGATGAGGAACTTCTATTTCAACAGTGATTATCGTCAGCCGGGAGCGCGGCAATCCAAACGCGAGGAATGGGCGCAAGGCTTCATTCTCGACGTCAAATCGGGTTACACCGAAGGCGCTATCGGCTTCGGTGTGGACGCGATAGGCCTGCTCGGCGTCAAGCTGGACTCCAGCCCAGACCGCACCAACACCGGGCTGCTTCCGATTGATAACGATGGTCGGGCACCCGACGAGTACAGCCAGTTAGGCTTGACCGCCAAAGCACGGCTGTCGAAAAGTACCCTGCATGTGGGTACGTTGATGCCAAAGTTACCGACACTTCGCCCCAGTGACTCCCGCCTGTTGCCGCAGACCTTTCGCGGCGCCCATCTGGTTTCCGAAGAAATCAGCGGGTTGCGCTTCAATCTGGGCCGCATGACCCAGAACAGCCTGCGTAATTACGCCAGCAGCGACGACATGTCGGTCACAGGCAAAGGCATCAGGGGCGGACAACCGTCCGATCGGTTCGATTTTGGCGGTGTTCGTTACGACTGGGGTTCAGGCCTTGCAACGTCCTATGACTACGCTCAACTCGAACGAAACTATCGACAGCACATCGTCAACATCACTCATCTGTTGCCCATAGCCGAGGGCCAGTCGCTGGCAAGCGACATTCGCTATGCCCACTCCACGGATGATGGCAATACCAATGTCGACAATGGCGCATTCGGTGCCATGTTCACCTACAACCTCTCGGCGCATGCCTTCACGCTGGCCTACCAGAAGATGAGCGGGGGCAGCGGTTACCCCTATGTGAATGGCACCGATGCCTTCCTCGTCAACTATTCGATGCTGTCGCCCGACTTCGCCAACCCCAACGAAAAATCCTGGCAAGCGCGTTATGACTATGACTTCAGCAGTCTTGGCGCGCCCGGATTGCTGTTCTCCGTACGCTATGTCAAGGGCGATGGCTTCGAGTGGGCCGACGGCAGTAATGGCCGGGAATGGGAGCGCAATCTCGATCTTCGCTACACCATCCAGAGCGGGCCATTGAAAAACCTGGGGCTGCGCTGGCGCAACGCGATCTCCCGCAGCAACGGAGGCAACGACCTGGATCAGAATCGCCTGATCCTGAGCTACACCCTCCCCCTGCTATAA
- the hrpB gene encoding ATP-dependent helicase HrpB, with product MNTLPIDSLLPDLRDALSAHHEVVLEAPPGAGKTTRVPLALLDAPWLAGQTILMLEPRRLAARAAAERLASELGERVGETVGYRIRLDSKVGPNTRIEVVTEGILARRLQDDPALDGVGLVIFDEFHERSLDADLALALTLNGRAMFRATDSGEMPLKVLLMSATLEGERLSALLGEAPVLRSEGRMFPVDIRWGAPFQPGEWIEPRVLQTVQQALADEPGSLLVFLPGQAEIRRVTEQLGEALSGRDDILLCPLYGELELSAQRAAIEQAPAGMRKVVLATNIAETSLTIDGVRVVVDAGLARVPRFDPASGMTRLDTQRISRASATQRAGRAGRLEPGACYRLWSQAQHEQLSAYSGAEILQADLSGLALQLLRWGVTPQELCWLDVPPPAAYAQALDLLGRLGALDERDALNAHGQAMAELPCHPRIAHLLLRGQALGLGALACDLAALLSERDILRGGGADLHSRLALLSGENRAARSAQGGVQRARQLARQFSGLLKGRPVNQAVSDPENPRWLGCLLAFAYPDRIAQQRRAGGADYRLANGRAAQFGEADALMKHEWLVIADLGSRQGQREERIYLAADLDPALFASELAEQVQTLEVLDWDEREGVLRAERQRKVGELVLERQALAALDEDARGRALVGLVRRKGLELLPWTPELRQWQARVALLRELDMQQQGQSEWPDLSDAALLACLEQWLTPYLGKVNRLSHFANLDLPSILQALLPWPLPQRLDELAPRALSVPSGSRIAIDYTDNPPVLAVRLQELFGLAATPRIAGGRLGLKLHLLSPARRPVQVTQDLASFWANTYLEVKKDLKGRYPKHYWPDDPLIAEPTARAKPRR from the coding sequence ATGAACACCCTGCCGATCGATTCGCTGCTGCCTGATTTGCGCGATGCACTGAGTGCCCACCATGAAGTGGTGCTGGAGGCGCCGCCTGGCGCCGGCAAGACAACCCGCGTACCACTGGCGCTGCTCGATGCGCCCTGGCTGGCCGGGCAAACCATCCTCATGCTCGAGCCGCGCCGCCTGGCCGCGCGTGCTGCCGCCGAGCGTTTGGCCAGCGAATTAGGCGAACGGGTGGGTGAGACGGTTGGCTATCGCATTCGCCTGGACAGCAAGGTCGGGCCGAACACACGCATCGAGGTGGTCACCGAAGGCATCCTCGCTCGCCGCCTGCAGGACGATCCAGCATTGGATGGCGTTGGCCTGGTGATTTTCGACGAATTCCATGAGCGCAGCCTGGACGCCGACCTTGCCCTGGCGCTGACGCTCAACGGCCGCGCCATGTTCCGTGCTACGGACAGTGGTGAGATGCCGCTCAAGGTGCTGCTGATGTCGGCCACCCTAGAAGGCGAGCGCCTGTCAGCACTGCTTGGCGAGGCGCCGGTGCTGCGCAGTGAGGGCCGCATGTTCCCGGTGGATATCCGCTGGGGCGCGCCCTTTCAGCCCGGCGAGTGGATCGAGCCGCGTGTGCTGCAGACGGTGCAGCAGGCGCTGGCCGACGAGCCGGGCAGCCTGCTGGTGTTCCTGCCGGGTCAGGCCGAGATTCGCCGTGTGACCGAGCAACTGGGCGAGGCGCTGAGCGGCCGTGACGACATCCTGCTCTGCCCGCTGTATGGCGAGCTGGAGCTGTCCGCTCAGCGCGCCGCCATCGAGCAGGCACCCGCGGGTATGCGCAAGGTGGTGCTGGCGACCAACATCGCCGAGACCAGCCTGACCATCGACGGCGTGCGGGTGGTGGTCGACGCTGGCCTTGCGCGGGTACCGCGCTTCGACCCGGCCAGCGGCATGACGCGTCTCGACACGCAGCGCATTTCCCGCGCTTCGGCCACTCAGCGCGCTGGGCGTGCTGGTCGCCTGGAACCCGGTGCCTGCTACCGCTTGTGGTCGCAAGCGCAGCACGAGCAGCTCAGTGCCTATTCGGGCGCGGAAATCCTTCAGGCCGATCTGTCCGGGCTGGCCCTGCAGCTGCTGCGCTGGGGCGTGACACCACAGGAGCTGTGCTGGCTCGACGTTCCACCACCTGCCGCCTACGCCCAGGCGCTGGATCTGCTCGGCCGCCTTGGTGCGTTGGACGAGCGCGATGCACTCAATGCCCATGGCCAGGCCATGGCCGAGCTGCCCTGCCACCCACGTATTGCTCACCTGCTATTGCGTGGTCAGGCGCTTGGGTTAGGTGCTCTGGCCTGTGATCTGGCGGCGCTACTGTCGGAGCGCGACATCCTTCGAGGTGGCGGCGCTGATCTGCACAGCCGCCTCGCCCTGCTGTCTGGTGAAAACCGCGCCGCGCGTAGTGCCCAGGGTGGTGTGCAGCGCGCGCGGCAACTGGCTAGGCAGTTTTCGGGGCTGCTCAAAGGCCGGCCGGTCAATCAGGCCGTGAGCGATCCCGAGAACCCGCGCTGGTTGGGTTGCCTGTTGGCCTTCGCCTACCCCGACCGCATCGCCCAGCAGCGCCGCGCCGGTGGTGCCGACTATCGCCTGGCCAATGGCCGCGCCGCGCAGTTCGGTGAGGCCGATGCCCTGATGAAGCACGAATGGCTGGTGATCGCAGACCTGGGCAGCCGCCAGGGGCAGCGCGAAGAACGCATCTACCTGGCTGCCGATCTCGACCCGGCGCTGTTCGCCAGCGAGTTGGCCGAGCAGGTGCAGACGCTGGAGGTGCTCGACTGGGACGAACGCGAGGGCGTGCTGCGTGCCGAGCGCCAGCGCAAGGTCGGTGAACTGGTGCTGGAACGCCAGGCGCTGGCTGCGCTGGACGAGGACGCGCGCGGCCGCGCATTGGTCGGCCTGGTGCGACGCAAGGGCCTGGAGTTGCTGCCGTGGACGCCCGAGCTGCGCCAGTGGCAGGCGCGCGTGGCGTTGTTGCGCGAGCTGGACATGCAGCAACAGGGGCAGAGCGAATGGCCGGATCTGTCCGATGCTGCCCTGCTGGCCTGCTTGGAGCAGTGGCTGACGCCTTACCTGGGCAAGGTCAACCGCCTCAGCCACTTCGCCAATCTCGACTTGCCTTCGATTCTGCAGGCGCTGCTGCCCTGGCCGTTGCCACAACGCCTCGACGAGCTGGCGCCGCGCGCATTGAGCGTGCCGTCCGGCTCACGCATCGCCATCGACTACACGGACAATCCGCCGGTGCTCGCCGTGCGCCTGCAGGAGCTGTTCGGCCTGGCCGCGACGCCGCGTATCGCCGGTGGTCGCCTGGGGCTCAAGCTGCACCTGCTGTCACCGGCGCGCAGGCCGGTGCAGGTGACTCAGGATCTGGCCAGCTTCTGGGCCAATACCTACCTGGAGGTGAAGAAGGATCTCAAGGGCCGCTACCCCAAGCACTACTGGCCGGACGACCCGTTGATCGCCGAGCCCACCGCGCGGGCCAAGCCGCGCAGGTGA
- a CDS encoding polyribonucleotide nucleotidyltransferase: MRTKSRVITGVIAAALLAQLTACGSIFYPDRRGQIEGRIDPVIAGANAIGILFYVIPGLIAFAVDFATGAIYLPEGQTVQVDPQQLKHLIGEDGKVDQYALKALIETRTGHQLPLDDPRLIQHSGSAEQLAAYGLRPAA, encoded by the coding sequence ATGCGCACGAAATCCCGTGTCATCACCGGCGTTATCGCCGCTGCCCTGCTCGCTCAACTGACCGCCTGTGGATCGATCTTCTACCCGGATCGCCGTGGCCAGATCGAAGGCCGAATCGACCCTGTGATCGCCGGGGCCAACGCCATTGGCATCCTGTTCTACGTGATTCCGGGCCTGATCGCCTTCGCCGTGGACTTCGCCACTGGTGCCATCTACCTGCCCGAAGGCCAGACCGTCCAGGTCGACCCGCAGCAGCTCAAGCACCTGATCGGCGAAGACGGCAAGGTCGACCAGTACGCCCTCAAGGCCTTGATCGAAACCCGTACCGGCCACCAGTTGCCGCTCGACGATCCGCGCCTGATCCAACATAGCGGCAGTGCCGAACAACTGGCCGCCTACGGCCTGCGTCCGGCAGCCTGA
- a CDS encoding cation diffusion facilitator family transporter: MHTPQHARLMRLATRAALAVALTLVLAKAIAWWLSGSVSLLAGLTDSLLDSAASLINLIAVHFALRPADEDHRYGHGKAEALAGLGQALFIGVSAILIGLQGIERLQSPQPLEAEAVGIAVMLLSLALTVALLTFQRKVVRETGSTAIHADSLHYRSDILLNSSILLALLLTRFGWQQMDAIFAIGIAFYIFWSAISIVRGAVAVLMDEELPSETSQHMYDLANAVPGVLGSHDLRTRISGTRWFVQLHLELPGEMSLSEAHTHCEAVEKSIHEHYPRAEVLVHADPQEVVQH, from the coding sequence ATGCACACCCCGCAGCACGCCAGGCTGATGCGCCTGGCCACCCGGGCAGCGCTGGCAGTTGCGCTGACCCTGGTGCTGGCCAAGGCGATTGCCTGGTGGCTGAGCGGCTCGGTCAGCCTGCTGGCCGGCCTCACCGATTCGTTGCTCGATAGTGCCGCCTCGCTGATCAACCTGATCGCCGTGCATTTCGCGCTGCGTCCTGCGGACGAAGATCACCGCTACGGCCACGGCAAGGCCGAGGCTCTGGCCGGACTGGGCCAGGCGCTGTTCATCGGCGTCAGTGCCATCCTCATTGGCCTGCAGGGCATCGAACGCCTGCAGTCGCCACAGCCGCTGGAGGCCGAAGCCGTCGGCATCGCCGTCATGCTGCTGTCGCTGGCATTGACCGTCGCTCTGCTGACCTTCCAACGCAAGGTGGTGCGCGAAACCGGCTCCACCGCGATTCACGCCGACTCGCTGCACTACCGCTCCGACATCCTGCTCAACAGCAGCATTCTCCTCGCCCTGCTGCTGACCCGCTTCGGCTGGCAGCAGATGGATGCGATCTTCGCCATCGGCATCGCCTTCTACATCTTCTGGAGCGCCATCAGCATCGTGCGCGGCGCGGTCGCCGTGCTGATGGACGAGGAGCTGCCCAGCGAAACCTCCCAGCACATGTACGACCTGGCCAATGCCGTACCTGGCGTGCTGGGTTCCCACGACCTGCGCACACGCATTTCCGGTACGCGCTGGTTCGTCCAGTTGCACCTGGAGCTGCCGGGCGAGATGAGCCTGTCCGAGGCCCATACGCACTGCGAGGCTGTGGAAAAGTCGATCCATGAGCATTACCCACGTGCGGAAGTGCTGGTACACGCCGACCCGCAGGAAGTTGTGCAGCACTGA